From the Polynucleobacter sp. MWH-UH35A genome, one window contains:
- the gcvH gene encoding glycine cleavage system protein GcvH encodes MNTQDTFKFAETHEWADLESDGLVWVGISDHAQEALGDVMFFQAPKLGQQVRQGEAIAVIESVKAASDIHAPVSGEIVALNEEVDASPEIVNEKPYGVWLFKIKPSSNDSLVSDLNQLLTLENYAAGPGT; translated from the coding sequence ATGAATACGCAAGATACATTTAAATTTGCAGAAACCCATGAATGGGCCGATCTAGAAAGCGATGGACTGGTTTGGGTAGGCATCAGCGATCATGCGCAAGAGGCACTGGGAGATGTGATGTTCTTTCAGGCACCAAAACTTGGACAGCAAGTACGGCAGGGCGAGGCTATTGCCGTGATTGAGTCAGTAAAAGCAGCGAGCGATATTCACGCACCTGTGAGCGGTGAAATTGTTGCGCTTAATGAAGAAGTAGATGCATCACCTGAGATCGTTAATGAAAAACCTTACGGCGTTTGGTTATTCAAAATCAAGCCTAGCTCTAACGACAGTCTTGTTTCTGATTTAAATCAACTTTTAACTCTAGAAAACTATGCTGCGGGTCCTGGCACCTAA
- a CDS encoding MBL fold metallo-hydrolase gives MPIKLGIVPVTPYEQNCSILVCQDTGDAAVVDPGGDIEKILEGVAQMGGKVKKILLTHGHLDHCAAAKDLADQLGVPIEGPQEDERFWIDQLPEQTVRFGFGHAKVFEPDRWLNNGDHVQVGNVDLEVFHCPGHTPGHVVFFDKEDRLAIVGDVLFAGSIGRTDFPRGNHADLIHAIKSKLWPLGDDVQFVPGHGPMSTFGQERKTNPYVGDGA, from the coding sequence ATGCCGATTAAATTAGGAATTGTTCCCGTTACTCCCTATGAGCAAAACTGCTCAATTTTGGTTTGTCAGGATACTGGAGACGCTGCAGTGGTCGACCCGGGCGGAGATATAGAGAAGATTCTGGAAGGCGTTGCACAGATGGGCGGCAAGGTTAAAAAGATTTTGCTTACCCATGGACATTTAGATCATTGTGCGGCCGCTAAAGATTTGGCTGATCAGCTGGGCGTGCCCATTGAGGGGCCCCAAGAAGATGAGCGTTTTTGGATTGATCAATTGCCAGAGCAAACAGTGCGTTTTGGTTTTGGGCACGCCAAAGTTTTTGAGCCAGATCGCTGGTTAAATAACGGTGATCATGTACAGGTTGGCAATGTGGATCTTGAAGTGTTTCATTGCCCCGGACACACACCTGGCCACGTTGTATTTTTTGATAAAGAAGATCGCTTGGCAATTGTTGGCGATGTTTTATTTGCCGGATCAATTGGAAGAACAGATTTTCCACGTGGTAACCATGCAGATTTAATTCATGCGATTAAATCGAAGTTGTGGCCTCTTGGCGATGATGTGCAATTTGTTCCTGGTCACGGACCTATGTCCACATTTGGCCAGGAACGAAAGACCAACCCCTACGTTGGGGATGGCGCTTAA
- a CDS encoding fatty acid desaturase, with amino-acid sequence MSTHLNTALSEPSLTNPLPPEAPLPHRKIIRSWLIPMAQGETGRAILLLVIDAILWLGCIAGTIFVESILLKIVFGVIAGFVTGRIFILGHDACHQSYTPNRELNKVLGRIAFLPSLTPYSLWDVGHNVVHHGQTNLKGFDFVWAPLSKSEYDALPPWRKALERLYRSGWGPVFYYLIEIWWRREYFPNAKNKPGDRPIFLKDNLLVTAFAIVWIACLIAGAVATGQSILVGLLTGFALPFLFWNGMIGFVVYVHHTHPKVSWYDKKSEWLRAQPFVSTTVHLTFNWIWGKLMHHIMEHTAHHVDMSVPLYRLPEAQQTLETILPERIFVQKFSWSWYFDTARKCKLYDFENKAWLDFDGNKTADSVRVVLSPAPAGQNG; translated from the coding sequence GTGTCTACACATCTAAATACCGCCCTTTCAGAGCCTTCATTGACTAACCCGTTGCCGCCAGAGGCACCATTACCGCATCGAAAAATCATTCGAAGCTGGCTAATTCCGATGGCGCAGGGTGAAACTGGGCGCGCAATTCTGCTTTTAGTCATTGACGCCATTTTGTGGCTTGGATGCATTGCAGGAACTATTTTTGTTGAAAGCATTCTTCTCAAGATCGTTTTCGGTGTAATTGCTGGCTTCGTTACCGGACGTATTTTTATCTTGGGTCATGATGCTTGCCATCAAAGCTACACACCCAATCGCGAACTCAATAAAGTTTTGGGGCGCATTGCATTCTTGCCTTCGCTAACACCCTACAGCCTGTGGGATGTTGGTCACAACGTTGTTCACCACGGACAGACAAATCTGAAGGGCTTCGACTTCGTTTGGGCGCCCTTATCAAAATCAGAATACGACGCACTTCCCCCGTGGCGTAAGGCTTTAGAGCGCCTTTACCGTAGCGGCTGGGGTCCTGTTTTCTACTACCTAATTGAAATTTGGTGGAGACGTGAGTACTTCCCAAATGCAAAAAACAAACCTGGTGATCGCCCAATTTTCTTAAAAGATAATTTGTTGGTTACTGCATTTGCAATCGTTTGGATTGCTTGTTTAATTGCAGGCGCCGTTGCTACCGGTCAATCGATTTTGGTTGGCTTGCTTACTGGTTTTGCACTTCCATTTTTATTCTGGAACGGCATGATCGGATTTGTGGTCTACGTTCATCACACCCATCCAAAGGTTTCTTGGTACGACAAGAAGTCTGAATGGTTGCGCGCCCAGCCTTTTGTATCAACGACTGTTCATCTAACTTTTAACTGGATTTGGGGCAAATTAATGCACCACATCATGGAGCACACAGCGCACCATGTGGACATGAGCGTCCCGCTTTATCGTCTGCCAGAAGCTCAGCAGACCCTAGAAACCATCCTTCCAGAGCGTATTTTTGTGCAAAAGTTCTCCTGGAGCTGGTATTTTGATACTGCCCGCAAGTGCAAGCTATACGACTTTGAAAACAAAGCTTGGCTAGACTTTGACGGCAATAAAACGGCAGATTCAGTCAGGGTTGTGCTCAGCCCAGCCCCAGCGGGACAAAACGGGTAA
- a CDS encoding cytochrome c5 family protein encodes MSNEHGSLIKSPKQLIIMVFASFFVPLIIILLLMVFVNNGKRGDATTTTEQLIKPVAQLNFKDASTPKELQTGEQVYKAVCSSCHATGAAGAPKFGDAGAWAPRLGKGYDGLLTSVLKGKGAMPARGGAAPADVSDYELGRAVVYMANAAGGKLPEPKAPAATAAK; translated from the coding sequence ATGAGCAACGAGCACGGAAGTCTGATTAAGTCCCCAAAACAACTCATCATCATGGTGTTTGCAAGCTTTTTTGTGCCCCTCATCATCATATTGTTGTTAATGGTGTTTGTGAACAATGGCAAGCGTGGTGATGCCACAACCACTACTGAGCAGTTAATTAAGCCAGTTGCTCAACTGAACTTCAAAGATGCCAGCACCCCAAAAGAGTTGCAAACTGGCGAACAGGTTTACAAAGCCGTTTGTTCTTCATGTCATGCAACTGGTGCTGCAGGCGCTCCTAAATTTGGAGATGCAGGTGCTTGGGCCCCACGTTTAGGCAAGGGCTATGATGGTTTGCTGACATCCGTACTTAAAGGTAAAGGCGCTATGCCTGCTCGTGGTGGAGCTGCTCCTGCTGATGTGAGTGACTACGAGTTGGGTCGTGCAGTGGTATACATGGCCAATGCTGCCGGTGGAAAATTACCTGAGCCCAAGGCTCCGGCGGCAACTGCTGCAAAATAA
- the rsmI gene encoding 16S rRNA (cytidine(1402)-2'-O)-methyltransferase — protein sequence MEIGSFDFLKQQDLPAGALYMVATPIGNLGDITLRALHVLNAVDGIACEDTRHSSALLQQFGIHKKCLALHEHNEISGAQTVIQHLSSHERWAYISDAGTPGVSDPGAKLVNEVRKAGLRVIPIPGPSAVSSAISAAGSVMHNSDGRFQFLGFWPNKTKERDAFIQDIFNSNKASIFFESPHHIKETLAMLANNLEPERQLLVCRELTKKFEQLVTLQAQEITNWLEVTESLKGEFVIVVSGRAGNGDETPEHASLLLWANALSPYLGSKEIAAVLAQTLGLTKKEAYQIALDAKNE from the coding sequence ATGGAAATTGGCTCATTTGATTTTTTAAAGCAGCAGGATTTACCTGCTGGGGCTCTTTACATGGTTGCCACACCAATTGGCAATTTAGGCGACATTACTTTACGCGCCTTACATGTTTTAAATGCCGTCGATGGGATCGCTTGTGAAGATACTAGGCATAGCTCAGCTTTACTGCAGCAATTTGGCATACATAAAAAATGTTTAGCGCTTCATGAGCACAATGAAATCAGTGGCGCCCAAACAGTTATTCAGCATCTCTCTAGTCATGAGCGTTGGGCCTACATTTCAGATGCGGGTACGCCAGGAGTATCTGATCCAGGTGCAAAGCTAGTAAATGAGGTGCGAAAAGCAGGACTTCGAGTTATTCCGATTCCTGGTCCCAGCGCAGTTTCCAGCGCCATCTCAGCGGCGGGATCTGTAATGCATAACTCAGATGGACGCTTTCAGTTTTTGGGGTTTTGGCCCAACAAAACTAAAGAGCGCGATGCATTTATTCAGGATATTTTTAATAGCAACAAAGCAAGCATCTTTTTTGAGTCCCCACACCACATCAAAGAGACGCTTGCGATGCTTGCGAATAATTTAGAGCCAGAGCGTCAACTCTTGGTTTGTCGTGAGTTAACCAAGAAATTTGAACAGCTTGTCACGCTACAGGCGCAAGAGATTACCAATTGGCTTGAGGTAACCGAAAGTCTTAAAGGGGAATTTGTTATTGTGGTTTCAGGGCGCGCAGGCAATGGTGACGAGACTCCTGAACATGCATCTCTTCTGCTGTGGGCTAATGCACTGAGCCCTTATCTTGGCAGTAAAGAAATTGCTGCCGTTCTCGCACAAACTTTGGGTCTCACAAAAAAAGAGGCCTACCAAATTGCGTTGGACGCAAAAAACGAATAG
- a CDS encoding phosphoheptose isomerase, with translation MEKEINERLRKRASQHFLDSIAVKQEAEKLLPESVAKGVLAMVDCLRAGGKVMACGNGGSAADAQHFAAELVGRFERERQELAAIALTTDTSILTAIGNDYSYDEIFSKQVRGLGKTGDILLGISTSGNSKNVIKAIEAAKKLGMKIIAFTGNGGGKIAQLLDKDDIHLCAPSTRTARIQETHLVLLHALCDGVDHVLLD, from the coding sequence ATGGAAAAAGAGATCAACGAACGTTTGCGCAAGCGCGCATCCCAGCACTTTCTAGATAGTATTGCTGTGAAGCAAGAGGCTGAAAAACTCTTGCCCGAGTCTGTTGCCAAGGGCGTTTTGGCAATGGTGGATTGTTTGCGTGCTGGGGGCAAGGTAATGGCCTGTGGCAATGGCGGATCTGCAGCGGATGCTCAGCATTTCGCAGCAGAGCTTGTTGGTCGATTCGAGAGAGAGCGCCAAGAATTGGCGGCGATTGCTTTGACAACAGATACCTCTATTCTGACGGCGATTGGAAATGACTATAGCTACGATGAGATTTTTAGTAAGCAAGTTCGTGGACTTGGTAAAACAGGCGACATTCTTTTGGGAATTTCAACTTCAGGAAATTCAAAGAATGTGATTAAAGCAATAGAGGCCGCAAAAAAGCTGGGAATGAAAATTATTGCATTTACAGGTAATGGTGGCGGGAAGATTGCGCAGCTATTAGATAAAGATGATATTCATTTGTGCGCGCCATCAACACGAACAGCTCGTATTCAGGAAACCCACTTGGTTTTACTACATGCTTTATGTGATGGCGTTGATCATGTACTGCTCGACTAA
- a CDS encoding BON domain-containing protein — protein MKTAFFRTLFLAILIASQLSACAVIAVGGVTAGAAVMADRRTPAVQAIDKGIELEAENALAKRFGDNAHINVTSFNQKVLLTGEVKDADIKGEAMAYVKAMKNARSVFNELIIGPNSTYTSRANDSYLESKIKTQMIFTDQLPSNSMAIVAEGSSVYLMGILTQNEANLAKKVASNTNGVKDVYVYFDIISDEEKNRLEKQGKADQTQPSTPPKFQ, from the coding sequence ATGAAAACTGCATTCTTCAGAACATTATTCCTCGCCATCCTCATTGCCTCGCAATTGTCAGCGTGTGCAGTGATTGCTGTTGGTGGTGTGACAGCGGGCGCGGCTGTCATGGCAGATCGCCGTACGCCAGCAGTGCAAGCTATTGATAAGGGGATTGAGCTAGAAGCAGAGAATGCATTAGCAAAACGATTTGGCGATAACGCGCACATTAATGTGACATCCTTCAACCAAAAAGTATTGTTGACTGGTGAAGTAAAGGATGCTGATATTAAGGGCGAGGCAATGGCGTATGTAAAGGCAATGAAAAATGCACGCTCCGTGTTTAATGAATTAATTATCGGACCGAATAGCACATACACATCACGTGCAAACGATTCATATCTTGAGTCTAAGATCAAAACACAAATGATTTTTACTGATCAACTGCCATCAAACTCTATGGCTATAGTTGCAGAGGGAAGCAGTGTTTATCTGATGGGTATCTTGACTCAAAATGAAGCCAATCTTGCAAAGAAAGTTGCAAGCAATACTAATGGCGTGAAAGATGTTTATGTTTACTTCGACATCATTTCAGATGAAGAAAAGAATCGTCTAGAGAAGCAAGGTAAGGCCGATCAAACACAGCCAAGTACGCCTCCAAAATTTCAGTAA
- a CDS encoding c-type cytochrome — protein MSKKRATVKIFFLFAAIVHFMPVAQASAEDEKAFAIAKQNACLGCHAIDKKIVGPSFRSVADRYKSDPNAQAFLKNKIAKGGSGSWGVVPMPANGKLSETDISALTSWILRGAPNKN, from the coding sequence ATGTCTAAAAAGCGAGCGACTGTAAAAATATTTTTTTTGTTTGCAGCAATCGTGCATTTCATGCCTGTCGCACAAGCTAGTGCTGAAGATGAAAAAGCATTTGCAATTGCAAAACAAAATGCATGTTTAGGTTGCCATGCTATTGATAAAAAAATTGTTGGACCCAGCTTTCGATCGGTTGCTGACCGATATAAAAGTGATCCAAATGCTCAGGCGTTTTTAAAAAATAAAATTGCTAAGGGCGGCTCAGGCTCTTGGGGTGTTGTACCTATGCCTGCGAATGGAAAATTAAGCGAGACTGATATATCGGCCTTGACTAGCTGGATATTGCGTGGCGCACCCAACAAAAATTAA
- a CDS encoding GNAT family N-acetyltransferase — protein MHNKLANSHLPASPYTAGQAVPVRELHAGYRQEILNHLLQLNDEDRRLRFGTQTPDEVIHHYVEHLDFNKDAIFGVFDLNLKLIGMAHLAYLPVHKGHAREAEFGVSVLPAGRSQGIGTALLQRSAVHSRNTRIETLYVHCLANNKAMMHLAQKAGMTVEYAYGDADACLKLPPASTATIVEEAANEQWADMDYALKANLKRSNQAWWWFLGRPDLAR, from the coding sequence ATGCACAATAAATTAGCGAATAGTCACTTACCTGCGAGCCCATATACGGCTGGGCAGGCCGTACCCGTTCGCGAACTTCATGCTGGGTATAGACAGGAAATTCTGAATCATTTGTTGCAACTCAATGATGAAGATAGACGCTTACGCTTTGGTACACAGACTCCTGATGAAGTCATTCATCACTATGTTGAGCATCTCGATTTCAATAAAGATGCCATTTTTGGCGTGTTTGATTTAAACCTCAAGCTTATTGGCATGGCGCATTTAGCCTATTTGCCAGTGCACAAAGGCCATGCACGTGAAGCCGAGTTTGGGGTGTCCGTATTACCAGCAGGGCGCTCCCAGGGCATTGGGACAGCGCTATTACAGCGTTCCGCCGTGCATTCCCGCAATACCCGTATCGAGACTCTTTACGTTCATTGCCTTGCAAACAACAAAGCAATGATGCATTTGGCACAAAAGGCTGGCATGACCGTTGAATATGCATACGGTGATGCAGATGCTTGCCTGAAATTACCTCCGGCAAGCACAGCAACCATTGTGGAAGAAGCGGCTAATGAGCAATGGGCTGATATGGATTACGCTCTAAAGGCAAACTTGAAGCGCTCTAATCAAGCGTGGTGGTGGTTCTTGGGTAGACCTGACTTGGCGCGTTAG
- the tuf gene encoding elongation factor Tu — MAKEKFERTKPHVNVGTIGHVDHGKTTLTAAIATVLSKAFGGEAKAYDQIDAAPEEKARGITINTAHVEYETANRHYAHVDCPGHADYVKNMITGAAQMDGAILVCSAADGPMPQTREHILLARQVGVPYIVVFLNKCDMVDDAELLELVEMEVRELLSKYNFPGDDTPIIQGSAKLALEGDEGKLGKEAIMKLAEALDSYIPTPERAVDGAFLMPVEDVFSISGRGTVVTGRIERGIIKVGEEIEIIGIKPTLKTTCTGVEMFRKLLDQGQAGDNVGILLRGTKREEVERGQVLAKPGSITPHTHFTAEVYILGKDEGGRHTPFFNNYRPQFYFRTTDVTGSIELPKDKEMVMPGDNVTITVKLIAPIAMEEGLRFAIREGGRTVGAGVVAKILA; from the coding sequence ATGGCAAAAGAAAAATTCGAGCGGACAAAACCGCACGTAAACGTAGGCACCATCGGTCACGTTGACCACGGTAAAACTACTTTGACAGCAGCAATCGCAACCGTGCTTTCTAAAGCATTCGGTGGCGAAGCAAAAGCATACGATCAGATCGATGCTGCTCCAGAAGAAAAAGCCCGTGGTATTACGATTAATACTGCACACGTTGAGTACGAGACTGCAAATCGTCACTACGCTCACGTTGACTGCCCAGGACATGCTGACTACGTCAAGAACATGATTACTGGTGCTGCTCAGATGGACGGTGCTATTTTGGTATGTTCTGCTGCTGACGGCCCAATGCCACAAACTCGTGAGCACATCCTCTTGGCACGCCAAGTGGGCGTTCCTTACATCGTCGTGTTCTTGAACAAGTGCGACATGGTTGATGACGCTGAATTGTTAGAACTCGTTGAAATGGAAGTTCGTGAGCTTTTGTCTAAGTACAACTTCCCTGGCGATGACACACCAATCATCCAAGGTTCTGCTAAGTTAGCCTTAGAAGGCGACGAAGGCAAATTGGGTAAAGAAGCCATCATGAAATTGGCTGAAGCCCTTGACTCTTACATCCCAACTCCAGAGCGTGCTGTTGACGGCGCGTTCTTGATGCCAGTAGAAGACGTGTTCTCTATCTCCGGTCGCGGTACTGTAGTAACCGGTCGTATCGAGCGCGGCATCATCAAAGTGGGCGAAGAGATCGAAATCATTGGTATCAAACCAACCCTCAAGACCACTTGTACTGGTGTTGAAATGTTCCGCAAATTGCTCGACCAAGGTCAAGCAGGCGATAACGTGGGTATCTTGTTACGCGGTACAAAACGTGAAGAAGTTGAGCGCGGCCAAGTATTGGCTAAGCCAGGTTCAATCACTCCACATACTCACTTTACAGCCGAGGTTTACATCTTGGGTAAAGATGAAGGTGGCCGTCATACTCCATTCTTTAACAACTATCGTCCACAGTTCTACTTCCGCACTACGGACGTAACTGGTTCAATCGAGTTGCCAAAAGACAAAGAAATGGTGATGCCTGGTGATAACGTAACCATTACCGTAAAACTCATCGCTCCTATCGCGATGGAAGAAGGTTTACGTTTTGCGATCCGTGAAGGTGGCCGTACTGTTGGCGCCGGCGTGGTTGCAAAGATTTTGGCTTAA
- the secE gene encoding preprotein translocase subunit SecE, whose amino-acid sequence MSHQTASQTEEKSSWVSGLAALIVVAALVLYYTLADQSMLVRLAVLFGGIAAAVLIVAISPDGRRFIAYGKDSWYEVKKVVWPTRKETTQMTLVVFGFVLIMSLFLWIADKLIEWLVFSVFLGWK is encoded by the coding sequence ATGTCTCATCAAACAGCAAGTCAAACTGAAGAAAAAAGCAGCTGGGTCTCTGGACTCGCTGCTTTAATCGTCGTTGCAGCGTTAGTTCTTTACTACACGTTAGCGGACCAATCCATGTTGGTTCGTTTGGCTGTTTTGTTCGGCGGTATTGCAGCTGCAGTTTTGATTGTGGCGATTTCTCCGGATGGGCGTCGTTTTATCGCCTACGGAAAAGATTCTTGGTATGAAGTAAAAAAGGTTGTTTGGCCAACTCGTAAAGAGACAACCCAAATGACTCTAGTCGTATTTGGCTTTGTTCTGATCATGTCCTTGTTTTTATGGATTGCAGACAAATTGATTGAATGGCTAGTTTTTTCAGTCTTTTTGGGCTGGAAGTGA
- the nusG gene encoding transcription termination/antitermination protein NusG — protein sequence MIDSEVAANPQATGNMRWYVIHAYSGMEKSVKKGLEERIARSGMPEKFGRILVPSEEVVEIKSGTKSVSERRFFPGYVLIEMEMTDESWHLVKNTPKVTGFVGGVRNRPSPISTAEVTKIMDQMQAGVDKPKPKTLFEVGEMVRVKEGPFTDFNGNVEEVNYEKSRLRVSVTIFGRGTPVELEFGQVEKM from the coding sequence ATGATTGATTCTGAAGTAGCCGCAAATCCACAAGCTACCGGCAATATGCGCTGGTACGTTATTCACGCTTATTCCGGAATGGAAAAGAGTGTCAAAAAAGGTCTTGAAGAGCGTATTGCACGCTCTGGCATGCCTGAAAAATTTGGCCGTATTTTGGTCCCCTCCGAAGAGGTTGTGGAGATCAAATCCGGCACCAAGTCCGTTTCTGAGCGTCGTTTCTTCCCAGGATACGTCCTGATTGAGATGGAAATGACTGACGAAAGCTGGCACTTGGTTAAAAACACGCCAAAAGTAACTGGTTTCGTAGGCGGTGTTCGCAATCGCCCAAGCCCGATTTCGACTGCAGAAGTTACCAAAATCATGGATCAAATGCAGGCTGGGGTCGATAAACCCAAGCCTAAGACCCTGTTTGAGGTGGGCGAGATGGTTCGTGTCAAGGAAGGTCCATTTACAGACTTCAACGGAAACGTTGAAGAAGTGAACTACGAGAAGTCAAGATTACGCGTTTCTGTTACAATTTTTGGCCGCGGTACCCCAGTTGAGCTGGAGTTCGGCCAAGTAGAAAAGATGTAA
- the rplK gene encoding 50S ribosomal protein L11 — translation MAKKIIGFIKLQIPAGKANPSPPVGPALGQRGLNIMEFCKAFNAQTQSMEPGLPIPVVITAFADKSFTFIMKTPPATIMIKKAAKIEKGSPRPHTDKVGSITRAQAEEIAKAKMPDLTAADMDAAVRTIAGSARSMGITVEGL, via the coding sequence ATGGCAAAGAAGATCATTGGCTTTATTAAGCTGCAGATCCCTGCAGGTAAAGCAAATCCATCACCTCCCGTAGGTCCAGCATTGGGTCAACGTGGCCTCAACATTATGGAATTCTGTAAGGCGTTTAATGCTCAAACTCAGAGCATGGAACCTGGCCTACCAATTCCAGTTGTGATTACAGCGTTCGCTGATAAGAGCTTCACATTCATCATGAAGACTCCTCCAGCAACCATCATGATTAAGAAAGCTGCGAAGATCGAAAAAGGATCACCACGTCCCCATACCGATAAGGTTGGTTCAATTACTCGTGCTCAAGCGGAAGAAATCGCTAAAGCAAAAATGCCAGACTTGACAGCAGCCGATATGGACGCAGCTGTTAGAACTATCGCTGGTAGCGCCCGTTCCATGGGCATCACTGTGGAAGGTCTCTAA
- the rplA gene encoding 50S ribosomal protein L1, producing MTKLSKRVKAIQSKVDRNKFYSLDDALNLVKECATAKFDESIDVAVQLGIDAKKSDQVVRGAVVLPAGTGKHVRVAVFAQGEKAEQAKAAGAEIVGMEDLAEQIKGGKIDFDILIASPDTMKIVGTLGQVLGPRGLMPNPKVGTVTPDVATAVKNAKAGQVQFRVDKAGIVHASIGRRSFEPTALKSNLLALLEALNKAKPPASKGVYLKKVAVSSTMGAGVRVDQASLQAAA from the coding sequence ATGACTAAGTTATCTAAACGCGTTAAAGCAATTCAATCTAAAGTTGATCGCAACAAGTTCTATTCATTAGACGATGCATTGAACCTTGTTAAAGAGTGTGCAACTGCTAAGTTTGATGAGTCTATCGACGTTGCAGTTCAGTTGGGTATTGACGCTAAGAAATCTGACCAAGTTGTGCGTGGCGCAGTAGTGCTCCCAGCTGGTACAGGTAAGCATGTTCGTGTAGCTGTTTTTGCTCAAGGCGAGAAGGCTGAACAAGCTAAAGCTGCTGGTGCAGAAATCGTTGGTATGGAAGATCTTGCTGAACAAATTAAAGGCGGCAAAATTGATTTCGATATTTTGATCGCATCCCCAGACACAATGAAAATTGTTGGTACTTTAGGTCAAGTATTGGGCCCACGTGGTTTGATGCCAAATCCAAAAGTAGGAACCGTTACTCCTGACGTTGCTACTGCAGTTAAAAATGCAAAAGCAGGTCAAGTTCAGTTCCGTGTGGACAAAGCCGGTATCGTGCACGCAAGCATTGGCCGTCGTTCATTCGAGCCAACAGCATTGAAATCGAACTTGCTCGCATTGCTTGAGGCTTTGAATAAAGCAAAACCTCCTGCATCTAAGGGCGTTTATTTAAAGAAGGTTGCCGTAAGCAGCACCATGGGTGCAGGCGTACGTGTAGACCAAGCATCGTTACAGGCAGCAGCTTAA
- the rplJ gene encoding 50S ribosomal protein L10, which yields MPLNVQDKKAIVADVGAQLAGAQTVVLAEYRGIPVEQLTKLRASARDQGVYLRVLKNTLARRAAQGTQFEPLADSMVGPLIYGISADPIASAKVLQNFAKTQDQLVIKAGLYNGKLLDVAGVKALATIPSRDELLSQLLGVMLAPVSAMARVLGAVAAQKAVGAPAPVAEAPAPAEAAAPAAVAAEAAPEAAAEPAAATPEAGTEANETPAAE from the coding sequence GTGCCTTTGAATGTACAAGACAAAAAAGCGATTGTTGCTGATGTCGGCGCTCAATTGGCTGGAGCCCAAACTGTCGTGCTCGCTGAATACCGTGGTATTCCAGTAGAGCAATTGACAAAGCTACGTGCTAGCGCACGTGACCAAGGTGTATATCTTCGCGTTTTGAAGAACACATTGGCACGTCGTGCTGCACAAGGCACTCAGTTTGAGCCCCTTGCTGATTCGATGGTTGGCCCCTTGATTTATGGCATCTCTGCTGATCCGATTGCTTCGGCAAAAGTATTGCAGAACTTTGCTAAAACTCAAGATCAGCTAGTCATTAAAGCTGGCTTATATAACGGCAAATTGTTAGATGTTGCAGGCGTAAAAGCCCTCGCGACAATTCCAAGCCGCGACGAGTTGTTATCTCAGTTGTTAGGTGTGATGTTGGCACCGGTATCTGCGATGGCTCGCGTATTGGGCGCAGTAGCAGCACAAAAGGCAGTTGGAGCACCTGCTCCCGTAGCCGAAGCCCCAGCACCTGCAGAAGCAGCAGCCCCAGCAGCAGTAGCCGCTGAAGCCGCTCCAGAAGCAGCCGCTGAGCCTGCAGCCGCAACCCCAGAAGCTGGAACAGAAGCAAACGAAACCCCTGCCGCTGAATAA
- the rplL gene encoding 50S ribosomal protein L7/L12, which yields MAITKEEIIDAVGSMSVMDLNDLVKAFEEKFGVSAAAMAVAGPAGAGGGDAGGAEQTEFTVNLVEAGANKVSVIKAVREITGLGLKEAKDLVDGAPKPVKEGVDKKTAEEAKKKLEEAGAKAELK from the coding sequence ATGGCGATTACTAAAGAAGAAATCATTGATGCAGTAGGTAGCATGTCCGTTATGGATTTGAACGACTTGGTTAAAGCGTTCGAAGAGAAGTTTGGTGTTTCAGCTGCAGCGATGGCTGTTGCTGGTCCTGCAGGTGCTGGCGGTGGTGATGCTGGTGGTGCAGAGCAAACTGAGTTCACAGTGAACCTCGTTGAAGCCGGCGCAAACAAAGTTTCAGTAATTAAAGCAGTTCGCGAAATTACTGGTCTTGGCTTGAAAGAGGCTAAGGACTTGGTTGACGGTGCACCGAAGCCAGTTAAAGAAGGCGTTGACAAGAAAACTGCTGAAGAAGCTAAGAAGAAGCTTGAAGAAGCTGGCGCTAAAGCAGAACTCAAGTAA